A genomic region of Papaver somniferum cultivar HN1 chromosome 7, ASM357369v1, whole genome shotgun sequence contains the following coding sequences:
- the LOC113292677 gene encoding uncharacterized protein LOC113292677, whose product MSSLCSMSTSSSSLILSSDFCKHRADNGKNINSSLSFVSSFPQLKISSAESIWNPSLSTRNKGLVIEAAAYTRRSRSEIEKRPNKKSWKQRTDMYMRPFLLNVFFSKRFIHAKVVHRGTCKVISVASTNAKDLRNTLPSLIDNSACKTVGLLIAERSKECDVFAMSYEPKKNERIEGKLGIILDTIKENGIIFV is encoded by the exons ATGTCATCCTTGTGTAGTATGTCCACATCTTCGTCGTCTTTGATTCTCTCGTCAGATTTCTGTAAACACCGAGCAGATAACGGCAAAAATATCAACTCTTCCCTTTCATTTGTTTCTTCATTTCCTCAATTAAAAATCTCATCTGCAGAATCTATATGGAATCCATCTCTTTCTACTCGCAACAAG GGTTTGGTGATTGAAGCTGCAGCTTATACACGGAGATCACGCAGTGAAATCGAAAAAAGACCTAACAAGAAATCATGGAAGCAGAGGACAGACATGTATATGCGGCCATTCTTACTCAATGTGTTTTTCTCCAAGAGATTTATTCATGCAAAAGTGGTTCATCGTGGAACGTGCAAGGTTATTTCTGTCGCCAGTACTAATGCCAAGGATCTGAGGAATACTTTGCCATCTCTAATTGATAATAGTGCTTGTAAAACTGTGGGACTGCTAATAGCAGAGCGATCAAAAGAGTGCGATGTGTTCGCCATGTCTTATGAGCCAAAGAAAAATGAGAGGATCGAAGGTAAACTTGGGATCATCCTTGATACTATAAAAGAAAATGGAATTATTTTTGTTTAA